Proteins from a single region of Fusobacterium russii ATCC 25533:
- the coaE gene encoding dephospho-CoA kinase (Dephospho-CoA kinase (CoaE) performs the final step in coenzyme A biosynthesis.) — MIIGLTGGIASGKTTVSSFLKAKGFLIFDADKIAKEILEQEEIKKEIVFNFDEEILDNNLEIDRKKLKNIIFKDKKKLEKLNGIIHPRVYKFFEKISKGQKLEELVIFDVPLLFESGIDKLCDKTLLIWASRNIRIERIMKRDNIEYSLAQKIIDSQMSDEEKMKRADVVIENNGSIDELNEKVERFCENL; from the coding sequence ATGATAATTGGTTTAACAGGAGGTATAGCAAGTGGGAAAACGACAGTATCAAGTTTTTTAAAAGCTAAGGGTTTTTTAATTTTTGATGCTGATAAAATTGCAAAAGAAATTTTAGAACAGGAAGAGATAAAAAAAGAAATAGTTTTTAATTTTGATGAAGAAATTCTGGACAATAATTTGGAGATTGACAGGAAAAAATTAAAAAATATTATTTTTAAAGATAAAAAGAAGTTAGAAAAATTAAATGGAATAATTCATCCGAGAGTATATAAATTCTTTGAAAAAATTAGTAAGGGGCAAAAATTGGAAGAGCTTGTAATTTTTGATGTGCCACTACTTTTTGAAAGTGGAATTGATAAACTGTGTGATAAAACTCTTTTGATATGGGCAAGTAGAAATATAAGAATTGAGAGAATTATGAAAAGGGATAATATAGAGTACAGCTTAGCTCAAAAAATAATTGACTCACAAATGTCAGATGAAGAAAAAATGAAAAGAGCAGATGTGGTTATTGAAAATAACGGAAGTATAGATGAATTAAATGAAAAAGTAGAAAGGTTTTGTGAAAATTTATGA
- a CDS encoding peptidase U32 family protein, whose product MKIVAPAGNINRFYAAIKATADEIYLGLKGFGARRNAENFTVEQIKTALGYAHLRGSRIFLTLNTIMSNREIEILYPILKDLYNHGLDAVIVQDLGYAKYLHENFPRLEIHGSTQLTVANHYEINYLKSLGFKRIVLPRELTFDEIKNIRENTDMELEVFVSGALCISFSGNCYLSSFVGGRSGNRGMCAQPCRKEYRDSCGKNSYFLSPKDQLLAFDEIQKLKEIGIESIKIEGRMKDENYVYETVKYYRNLINGLDVEENTSKIFNRGYSKGYFYGADKELINNSYSYNMGEKVGEIEGKNIKLLQDIICGDGITFLSSNYKNLGGEFINKLDIIGLNESRKIAYIGEKIRLNFPAGTKYIFRNFNKKLNDDITKKLKVSEKKLEVEGIFTGKVGAYPKFSMLLKDGENILIKVEVLGESSIQLAQKRSLEAEEIKAKLTEIGDSEFYFSSFFVDIEKNIFIPLSELKNLKRRAVEEFRVKILSFFRRDLDRELKELNKIPYRLEIEKDSEKDLEFIAIVSKEEQFNYLNRIKDDYEIKNVYYRSYDIAKQSNLGKHDLGNPLASNLYELLENKNSKVLLNWNINITNSYTLNVLENIDKLDTVILSPELNFAKIKVMGKSRLKKAILVYSKLKAMTIDVDFSKNNEIITNVEGDRYLISKNKFGTEIFLEKPLNIINIIEDLKKYCVDKLVLEFTNENIEEIEKILKQIKTRKGDYREYNYRRGVY is encoded by the coding sequence ATGAAAATAGTGGCACCTGCAGGTAATATAAATAGATTTTATGCTGCTATAAAAGCTACAGCTGATGAAATTTATCTAGGTTTAAAGGGTTTTGGGGCAAGGAGAAATGCTGAAAATTTCACAGTAGAACAAATAAAAACAGCACTTGGTTATGCACATTTAAGAGGAAGTAGAATATTTCTAACATTGAATACGATTATGTCAAATAGAGAAATAGAAATTTTATATCCTATTTTAAAGGATTTATATAATCATGGCTTGGATGCTGTAATTGTTCAAGACTTAGGCTATGCAAAATATCTTCATGAAAATTTTCCTAGATTGGAAATTCACGGAAGCACACAGCTCACAGTTGCTAATCATTATGAAATAAATTATTTAAAAAGCTTGGGCTTTAAAAGAATTGTACTCCCAAGAGAGCTTACTTTTGATGAAATAAAAAATATAAGAGAAAATACTGATATGGAACTTGAAGTTTTTGTTTCAGGAGCACTATGTATTTCTTTTTCTGGAAATTGTTATTTAAGTAGTTTTGTTGGAGGGCGAAGTGGAAATAGAGGCATGTGTGCCCAACCTTGTAGAAAAGAATATAGAGATTCCTGTGGTAAAAATTCCTATTTTTTGAGTCCTAAGGATCAACTGCTTGCTTTTGATGAAATACAAAAATTAAAAGAGATTGGTATTGAAAGTATAAAAATAGAAGGAAGAATGAAAGATGAGAATTATGTCTATGAAACTGTAAAATATTATAGAAATTTAATAAATGGCTTAGATGTTGAGGAAAATACTTCCAAAATTTTTAATAGAGGCTATTCAAAAGGCTATTTTTATGGAGCTGACAAGGAGCTTATAAATAACTCATACTCATACAATATGGGAGAAAAAGTAGGAGAAATAGAAGGGAAGAATATTAAACTTCTTCAAGATATAATTTGTGGAGATGGAATAACATTTCTATCTTCTAACTATAAAAATTTAGGTGGAGAATTTATAAATAAACTGGATATTATTGGACTTAATGAAAGCAGAAAAATAGCTTATATAGGAGAAAAAATAAGACTTAATTTTCCGGCGGGGACTAAATATATCTTTAGAAACTTTAATAAAAAATTAAATGATGATATAACAAAAAAACTAAAAGTCAGTGAGAAAAAATTGGAAGTAGAAGGAATATTCACAGGTAAAGTTGGGGCTTATCCTAAATTTAGTATGTTGCTAAAAGATGGGGAAAATATTTTAATAAAAGTAGAAGTTTTAGGAGAAAGTTCAATTCAACTGGCTCAAAAAAGAAGTTTAGAAGCTGAAGAGATTAAAGCAAAACTGACTGAAATAGGAGATAGTGAATTTTATTTCAGTAGTTTTTTTGTGGATATAGAAAAAAATATATTTATACCTCTGTCTGAACTTAAAAATTTAAAAAGAAGAGCTGTAGAAGAATTTAGGGTAAAAATTCTTTCTTTTTTTAGACGAGATTTAGATAGAGAATTGAAAGAGCTAAATAAAATTCCTTATAGACTGGAAATAGAAAAAGATAGTGAAAAAGATTTAGAATTTATAGCCATAGTTTCAAAAGAAGAGCAGTTTAATTATTTAAATAGAATAAAAGATGATTATGAAATAAAAAATGTCTATTATAGAAGCTATGATATAGCGAAACAATCCAACTTAGGAAAACATGATTTAGGAAATCCATTAGCTTCAAATTTATATGAACTTTTGGAAAATAAAAATTCTAAAGTACTTTTAAATTGGAATATAAATATAACAAATTCATATACATTAAATGTTTTGGAGAATATAGATAAATTGGATACTGTTATATTATCTCCGGAGCTTAATTTTGCAAAAATTAAAGTTATGGGTAAAAGCAGATTAAAGAAGGCAATATTGGTTTATTCTAAATTAAAGGCAATGACTATAGATGTTGATTTTTCAAAAAATAATGAAATAATAACAAATGTAGAGGGAGATAGGTATTTAATAAGTAAAAATAAATTTGGAACCGAGATTTTTTTAGAAAAGCCTTTAAATATAATAAATATAATAGAAGATTTAAAGAAATATTGTGTGGATAAACTCGTTTTGGAATTTACAAACGAAAATATAGAAGAAATAGAAAAAATTTTAAAACAGATAAAAACAAGAAAAGGCGACTATAGAGAATATAATTATAGAAGGGGAGTGTACTGA
- a CDS encoding phosphatidylglycerophosphatase A family protein — MKKNSNKFIRNLATCFGLGDMPFMPGTFGTLGGVPIYIFLSYIRKFFANHMLYNSFYFMFLMTFFAVAVCVSDISEREIFKKEDPQAVVIDEVLGYLTTLFLINPVGVKSNLIAMLIAFIIFRILDITKIGPINKVQDMENGIGVVMDDFLAGVIGNFIMVCIWTAFFW; from the coding sequence ATGAAAAAAAATAGTAATAAATTCATAAGAAACCTAGCCACTTGCTTCGGCTTGGGAGATATGCCTTTTATGCCAGGAACATTTGGAACTTTAGGGGGAGTGCCAATATATATTTTTCTATCATATATAAGAAAATTTTTTGCAAATCATATGTTATATAATTCTTTTTATTTTATGTTTCTTATGACATTCTTTGCAGTAGCAGTCTGTGTCTCTGATATAAGTGAAAGGGAAATTTTTAAAAAAGAAGACCCTCAAGCTGTTGTTATAGACGAAGTATTAGGCTATTTAACCACTTTGTTTTTGATAAATCCTGTCGGAGTGAAATCCAATTTAATTGCTATGTTAATTGCATTTATAATTTTTAGAATATTAGATATAACAAAGATAGGACCTATCAATAAAGTGCAGGATATGGAAAATGGAATAGGTGTTGTTATGGATGATTTTTTAGCCGGAGTTATTGGAAACTTCATAATGGTATGTATTTGGACGGCATTTTTTTGGTAA
- a CDS encoding CinA family nicotinamide mononucleotide deamidase-related protein: MKAAILLIGTELLNGGMLDTNSIYIAEELNRYGIEIKYKMMVRDVISEIKNAFSFAKKNVDLIITTGGLGPTDDDITKEAIADFLKKKLIIDEKEKKELVAKYKERNLDMKIFKEIEKPEGSISFKNDVGMAPAIYIDGIVAFPGFPNELKNMLPKFLKFYAKENNLKSEIYIKDIITCGIGESILENEVKDIFTEKNIFYEFLVKDYGTLIRLQTKIENKKNVEKIVKKIYNKIADFIIGEDEDRVENLIFNYLTSQKDILTISTAESCTGGMIASKLIDVSGISSSFMEGIVCYSNEAKIKRLNVKKETLEKYGAVSEETAREMLNGLKTDVGIATTGIAGPRGGTKEKPVGLVYVGIKVGTEVEVIRKEFKGERNKIRQRATLFAMYRLLKMLSKRYGI; encoded by the coding sequence ATGAAGGCAGCAATATTACTTATAGGAACAGAATTGTTAAATGGGGGAATGTTAGATACAAATAGTATCTATATTGCAGAAGAGCTTAACAGGTATGGAATAGAGATTAAGTATAAAATGATGGTTAGAGATGTAATTTCTGAAATCAAAAATGCCTTTAGCTTTGCTAAAAAAAATGTAGACTTGATAATTACAACAGGTGGTTTAGGACCTACTGACGATGATATAACAAAAGAAGCTATAGCAGATTTCCTAAAGAAAAAATTAATTATAGATGAAAAAGAAAAAAAAGAACTTGTAGCAAAATATAAAGAAAGAAATTTAGATATGAAAATATTTAAGGAAATAGAAAAGCCGGAAGGTTCCATAAGTTTTAAAAATGATGTAGGAATGGCTCCTGCAATATATATAGATGGAATAGTTGCTTTTCCCGGGTTTCCGAATGAGCTAAAGAATATGCTCCCTAAATTTTTAAAATTTTATGCTAAGGAAAATAATTTAAAAAGTGAAATTTATATAAAAGATATAATAACTTGTGGTATAGGTGAAAGCATACTAGAGAATGAAGTCAAAGATATTTTTACAGAAAAAAATATATTTTACGAATTTTTAGTAAAAGACTATGGTACACTTATAAGGCTACAAACAAAAATTGAAAATAAAAAGAATGTAGAAAAAATTGTTAAAAAGATATATAATAAAATCGCAGACTTTATAATTGGGGAAGATGAAGATAGAGTTGAAAATTTGATTTTTAATTACTTAACTTCACAAAAAGACATACTTACTATCTCTACAGCGGAGTCATGTACTGGTGGAATGATAGCAAGTAAATTAATAGATGTATCTGGAATTTCTTCTTCATTTATGGAAGGAATAGTTTGTTATAGCAATGAAGCAAAAATTAAAAGGTTAAATGTAAAGAAGGAAACTCTTGAAAAATATGGGGCAGTCAGTGAAGAAACTGCAAGAGAGATGTTAAATGGATTAAAAACTGATGTTGGAATAGCTACAACGGGTATAGCAGGTCCTAGAGGTGGAACAAAAGAAAAACCAGTTGGACTTGTCTATGTTGGTATAAAAGTTGGAACAGAAGTAGAAGTTATTAGAAAGGAATTTAAAGGGGAAAGAAATAAAATAAGACAAAGGGCAACATTATTTGCAATGTATAGATTGCTAAAGATGTTAAGTAAAAGGTACGGTATATGA
- a CDS encoding helix-turn-helix domain-containing protein, translating into MTIGEKLKKSRNEKGMSLRELATKVELSASFLSQIEQGKASPSIENLKKIANTLDVRVSYLIEDEDDEIKNIQYIKENEMRYLESRGSNIRMALLMPSNKEKNMEPIIYEIGINGESGRDFYSHGGEEFIYIVEGELDVYIADKKYKLSKGDSLYFKSHLQHRFKNTSKKPVKALWVVSPPTF; encoded by the coding sequence ATGACGATTGGAGAAAAATTAAAAAAAAGTAGAAATGAAAAAGGAATGTCTTTGAGAGAGTTAGCAACTAAAGTTGAGTTATCAGCAAGCTTTCTATCTCAAATAGAGCAAGGAAAAGCTTCGCCATCTATAGAAAATTTAAAGAAAATAGCTAATACTTTGGATGTCAGAGTTAGTTATTTAATAGAAGATGAAGATGACGAAATAAAGAATATTCAATATATTAAAGAAAATGAAATGAGATATTTAGAAAGTAGGGGTTCAAATATTAGAATGGCACTTTTGATGCCATCAAATAAAGAGAAAAATATGGAGCCAATAATTTATGAAATTGGCATAAATGGAGAAAGTGGTAGAGATTTTTATTCCCATGGAGGAGAAGAATTTATCTATATTGTAGAGGGAGAATTAGATGTATACATAGCAGATAAGAAATATAAATTATCTAAAGGAGATAGTCTATATTTTAAATCGCATTTGCAGCATAGATTTAAAAATACATCTAAAAAGCCGGTCAAGGCATTATGGGTAGTAAGCCCGCCAACTTTCTAA
- a CDS encoding DegV family EDD domain-containing protein — MKIEIKVLTALRLTKLFIAASRWLSRHADVLNDLNVYPVPDGDTGTNMSMTLQAVENELIKVQNELTMEELTDIISESILLGARGNSGTILSQIIQGFLNVVREKEEIDIPTAARAFVEAKEKAYRAVSEPVEGTMLTVIRKVSEAAMDYSGPKDDFIQFLVFLKNAAAAAVEETPELLPKLKEAGVVDAGGKGIFYMLEGFEKSVTDPEMLKDLERIAKSQISRKKKLEYVSKEEIKFKYCTEFIIESGDFDLEEYKAKISQWGDSMVCAQTKKKTKTHIHTNNPGQLLEIAGALGNLNNIKIENMEIQHNHLLVSEKEIKHGAINLKELQEEKTEPKLLFNENNIKDSAFYAIADNKNIGELFLKDGAAAVLIGGQTKNPSVADIEEGLKRIKAKTIYLLPNNKNIVSSAKMAAERDKRNIIVLETKTMLEGHYLVKNKKMLLANLLRQSVFNYSVEITRAVRDTKINSTDIKKGDCIALVNGTFFARAENEEELILKVYDRYISENTLSVFAVLGKAATEKGNEALKSKKFKKFEVYEGGQENYSYYIYIEQRNPNLSKIAIVTDSGSDLTREIIGDLEISVVPLKIKLGDTTYKDGVNLSKREFWSKLLNEKIMPKTSQPSPAEFKEVYEELFDRGYEKIISIHVSSKLSGTHQAAKVAKEMTKKEKDIYIVDSKAVSFTQAHQALEAAKMTKEGKGIKEILENLDRLAAVSKVYFAVNDLAYLEKGGRIGRASSIIGNFLKIRPVLKLEDGEVTLESKTFGDRGALSYIEKIIRAEGKRNSILLYTGWGGTNQELQNTDSLKKEADSIRKVDYKGRFEIGATIGSHAGPVFGIGIISKVR, encoded by the coding sequence ATGAAAATAGAAATAAAAGTTTTAACAGCACTTAGATTAACAAAACTTTTTATAGCGGCAAGTAGATGGTTATCAAGACATGCAGATGTACTTAATGACTTAAATGTTTATCCTGTACCGGACGGAGATACAGGAACTAATATGTCTATGACTTTACAGGCAGTTGAAAATGAGTTAATAAAGGTACAAAATGAACTTACTATGGAAGAGTTAACAGATATAATATCTGAGTCAATTCTTCTGGGAGCTAGAGGAAACTCAGGAACAATATTATCACAAATAATTCAAGGTTTTTTAAATGTAGTTAGAGAAAAAGAGGAAATAGATATTCCAACAGCAGCGAGAGCATTCGTAGAGGCTAAGGAGAAGGCATATAGAGCTGTCAGTGAACCTGTTGAGGGAACTATGCTTACTGTAATTAGAAAGGTTTCAGAAGCAGCAATGGATTATTCAGGTCCAAAAGATGATTTTATTCAATTTCTTGTATTTTTAAAAAATGCAGCGGCAGCAGCAGTTGAAGAAACTCCGGAGTTATTGCCAAAACTTAAAGAAGCCGGTGTTGTCGATGCAGGAGGAAAAGGAATTTTTTACATGCTGGAAGGTTTTGAAAAGTCTGTCACTGATCCGGAAATGCTAAAAGATTTGGAGAGAATTGCAAAATCTCAAATTAGTAGAAAGAAAAAATTGGAGTATGTCAGTAAAGAGGAAATAAAATTTAAGTATTGTACTGAGTTCATAATAGAGTCAGGAGATTTTGATTTAGAAGAATATAAAGCAAAAATCTCTCAATGGGGCGATTCTATGGTATGTGCTCAGACGAAAAAGAAGACAAAAACACATATACATACAAATAATCCTGGGCAACTCCTTGAAATAGCAGGTGCCTTAGGGAATTTGAATAATATTAAGATAGAAAATATGGAAATACAGCATAATCATCTTCTGGTAAGCGAGAAGGAAATAAAACATGGAGCAATAAATTTAAAAGAACTTCAAGAGGAGAAAACAGAACCTAAATTACTATTTAATGAAAATAACATAAAAGATTCAGCATTTTATGCTATAGCAGATAATAAAAATATAGGGGAATTATTTTTGAAAGATGGGGCGGCAGCAGTTTTGATAGGAGGGCAGACAAAAAATCCATCAGTGGCTGATATAGAAGAAGGTTTAAAGAGAATAAAAGCTAAAACAATTTATTTACTGCCTAACAATAAAAATATAGTATCTTCTGCTAAAATGGCAGCAGAAAGAGATAAGAGAAATATAATTGTACTAGAAACTAAGACTATGCTTGAAGGACATTATTTAGTGAAAAATAAAAAAATGCTTTTAGCTAATCTTTTAAGGCAGAGTGTGTTTAATTACTCAGTTGAAATAACGAGGGCTGTAAGAGATACTAAAATAAACAGTACAGATATAAAAAAAGGAGATTGCATTGCACTTGTAAATGGAACTTTTTTTGCGAGAGCAGAGAATGAAGAAGAATTAATATTAAAAGTATATGATAGATATATAAGTGAGAATACTTTAAGTGTATTTGCCGTTTTAGGGAAGGCGGCAACAGAAAAAGGAAATGAGGCATTAAAATCTAAGAAATTTAAAAAATTTGAAGTATATGAAGGTGGACAAGAAAATTATTCTTACTACATTTATATAGAACAGAGAAATCCTAATCTATCAAAAATTGCTATAGTTACAGATTCTGGCTCAGATTTAACGCGAGAAATTATAGGGGACTTAGAAATAAGTGTAGTTCCATTAAAAATAAAATTAGGAGATACTACGTATAAAGATGGGGTAAACTTATCTAAGAGAGAGTTTTGGTCTAAGTTACTCAATGAAAAGATAATGCCAAAAACTTCTCAACCTTCACCGGCAGAATTTAAAGAAGTATATGAAGAATTATTTGATAGAGGATATGAAAAAATCATATCTATTCATGTATCAAGTAAATTAAGTGGAACACATCAAGCAGCTAAAGTGGCTAAAGAGATGACTAAAAAAGAAAAGGATATATACATAGTGGATTCTAAAGCCGTTTCTTTTACACAGGCTCATCAAGCTTTAGAAGCAGCTAAGATGACTAAAGAAGGAAAAGGAATAAAGGAAATATTAGAAAATTTAGATAGATTAGCAGCAGTATCTAAGGTTTATTTTGCTGTTAATGATTTAGCATATCTTGAAAAAGGTGGAAGGATTGGTAGAGCTTCATCTATAATTGGAAACTTTTTAAAGATAAGACCAGTTTTAAAGCTTGAAGATGGAGAAGTAACTTTAGAGAGCAAAACATTTGGTGATAGAGGAGCCCTTTCTTATATAGAAAAAATAATAAGAGCTGAAGGAAAAAGAAATAGTATATTACTTTATACAGGTTGGGGTGGAACAAATCAAGAATTACAAAATACAGATAGTTTAAAGAAAGAGGCAGATTCGATAAGAAAAGTGGATTATAAAGGTAGATTTGAAATTGGAGCTACAATTGGTAGTCATGCAGGTCCAGTTTTTGGAATCGGAATAATATCTAAAGTAAGATAA
- a CDS encoding PTS sugar transporter subunit IIA — translation MKFSSYLNPDYIFPCLEVNSKEEVIRKIVTKIAEDNRMISEQKDEIIKNILKREEEISTCVGNGIFLPHTRMKDFSDFIIAVATVKNKLEGEIGGTNQIDDIKVIFLIISDVLKNKNLLKAMSAISKITLKHPEIIEKVKIATNPKQILEFLSANDIEIEHKIIAEDVLSPEIKAAKEEDTLEEIAKRLILEKQSALPVLSEDGVLLGEITERELIGFGMPEHLSLMSDLNFLTVGEPFEEYLLNESTMTIKDIYRKNISHLIIDKETPIMEICFKMVYKGMHRLYVINPKNNKYLGIINRSDIIKKVLHI, via the coding sequence ATGAAATTCTCAAGTTATTTAAATCCAGATTATATATTTCCATGTTTGGAAGTAAATTCTAAAGAAGAAGTAATTAGAAAAATTGTTACTAAAATTGCAGAAGACAACAGAATGATTTCGGAACAAAAGGATGAAATCATCAAAAACATTTTAAAAAGAGAAGAAGAAATATCTACTTGTGTAGGTAATGGAATTTTTTTACCTCATACTAGAATGAAAGATTTCTCAGATTTTATAATAGCAGTTGCTACTGTCAAAAATAAATTAGAAGGAGAAATTGGCGGAACAAATCAAATTGACGATATAAAAGTCATATTCTTAATAATCTCAGATGTTTTAAAAAATAAAAATTTATTGAAAGCTATGAGTGCAATTTCAAAAATAACTTTGAAGCATCCAGAAATTATTGAAAAAGTTAAAATAGCAACTAATCCAAAGCAAATACTTGAATTTTTATCTGCTAATGATATAGAAATAGAACATAAAATTATAGCAGAGGATGTTTTGAGTCCGGAAATAAAAGCTGCAAAGGAAGAAGATACATTGGAAGAAATAGCTAAAAGACTTATTTTAGAAAAGCAATCTGCATTACCTGTATTGTCTGAAGATGGAGTGCTTTTAGGAGAAATAACTGAAAGAGAATTAATCGGTTTTGGTATGCCCGAACATCTATCACTTATGAGTGATTTAAATTTTTTAACAGTGGGCGAACCTTTTGAAGAATACTTACTTAATGAAAGTACAATGACAATAAAAGATATATATAGAAAAAATATTAGTCATTTGATAATAGATAAGGAAACTCCTATAATGGAGATTTGTTTTAAAATGGTTTATAAAGGAATGCATAGATTATATGTTATAAATCCAAAGAATAATAAATATCTTGGAATAATAAATAGATCAGATATTATTAAGAAAGTATTACATATATAG
- a CDS encoding ArsB/NhaD family transporter encodes MLYFGILIFIVVFYCIITEKVPNSWATMGGGLLMTLIGITNQEQVLKTVYERLEVLFLLVGMMMIVLLISETGLFQWFAIKVAQLVRGEPFKLIILLACVTALCSAFLDNVTTILLMAPVSILLAKQLKLDPFPFVITEVMSANIGGLATLIGDPTQLIIGAEGKLTFNEFLINTAPVAILSMFSLLATVYFMYAKDMKVSNELKAKIMELDSSRSLKDIRLLKQSIFIFSLVIIGFILNNFVDKGLAIIALSGAVFLALFAKKNPKEMFEGVEWETLFFFIGLFMMIKGIENLEIIKYLGDKMINMTEGNFGAAVFSTMWLSAVFTSIIGNVANAATFSKILDIMIPSFTSVAGTKALWWALSFGSCLGGNFSLLGSATNVVAVGAANKAGCKIKFAQFLKFGGIIAIENLIIASVYVYFRYL; translated from the coding sequence ATGTTATATTTTGGAATTTTAATATTTATAGTGGTATTTTATTGTATAATTACAGAGAAAGTGCCAAATTCATGGGCAACCATGGGAGGCGGTTTGTTGATGACCTTAATAGGTATAACAAACCAAGAACAAGTGCTTAAAACTGTGTATGAAAGGTTGGAAGTTTTATTTTTACTTGTTGGAATGATGATGATAGTTCTTCTTATTTCAGAAACAGGACTTTTTCAGTGGTTTGCAATTAAAGTTGCACAATTGGTTAGAGGAGAGCCATTTAAGTTGATTATTTTACTTGCCTGTGTAACTGCACTGTGTTCAGCATTTTTGGACAATGTTACAACAATTTTACTTATGGCACCAGTATCAATATTGTTGGCTAAGCAGTTAAAATTAGATCCCTTTCCTTTTGTCATCACGGAAGTTATGTCAGCTAATATTGGCGGACTTGCAACATTGATTGGAGATCCGACTCAACTTATTATAGGAGCAGAAGGAAAATTAACTTTTAATGAATTTTTAATAAATACAGCACCTGTTGCTATACTTTCAATGTTTTCCCTTTTGGCAACAGTTTATTTTATGTATGCTAAAGATATGAAAGTGTCAAATGAGTTGAAAGCCAAAATTATGGAATTGGATTCAAGCAGGTCATTGAAGGATATAAGACTTTTAAAACAATCAATATTTATATTTTCTTTGGTGATAATAGGTTTTATTTTGAATAATTTTGTGGATAAGGGTTTGGCTATAATTGCACTGTCGGGGGCAGTATTTTTAGCACTTTTTGCAAAGAAAAATCCTAAGGAAATGTTTGAAGGTGTGGAATGGGAAACCTTATTTTTTTTCATAGGTTTATTTATGATGATAAAAGGAATAGAGAATCTTGAAATTATTAAGTATCTTGGTGATAAGATGATAAATATGACAGAGGGGAATTTTGGGGCAGCTGTATTTTCAACGATGTGGCTTTCGGCAGTTTTTACCTCAATCATAGGAAATGTTGCTAATGCTGCAACATTTTCAAAAATTTTAGATATTATGATACCAAGTTTTACGAGTGTAGCTGGGACTAAAGCACTTTGGTGGGCATTATCTTTTGGATCTTGCTTAGGTGGGAATTTTAGTTTACTTGGCTCAGCTACAAATGTTGTTGCAGTGGGAGCAGCAAATAAGGCAGGGTGTAAAATTAAATTTGCACAATTTTTAAAATTTGGTGGAATTATTGCCATAGAAAATTTAATTATAGCCTCTGTATATGTCTATTTTAGATACTTATAA